A genomic segment from Thiomicrorhabdus aquaedulcis encodes:
- the mtnN gene encoding 5'-methylthioadenosine/S-adenosylhomocysteine nucleosidase, with protein sequence MKIAIIGAMEEEVALLRAQLANLTTHTHAGFEFYQGQIGATQVALLRSGIGKVNAAISTTILLERYQPDYVINTGTAGGFHTDLNVGDIVISSSVCHHDVDVTPFGYDLGQVPGMPSCFLPDDRLVQAAKDSIDSLQEVVHMHGLIATADRFMHQPADVANTRKNFPEMIACEMEAAAVAQVCYSFNKPFVIIRSLSDIAGKENKVTFEQYLEQAATHSAKVILAMLSQLENTQP encoded by the coding sequence ATGAAAATCGCCATTATTGGCGCCATGGAAGAAGAAGTGGCCTTACTTCGAGCGCAACTGGCCAATTTAACCACGCACACTCACGCCGGATTTGAATTTTACCAAGGCCAAATTGGCGCCACCCAAGTGGCGTTATTGCGCTCGGGCATTGGCAAAGTCAACGCCGCCATCAGCACCACTATTTTGCTTGAACGCTATCAACCCGATTACGTGATAAACACCGGTACCGCCGGCGGATTTCACACCGATTTAAACGTGGGCGACATTGTCATTAGCAGCTCGGTGTGTCATCACGATGTGGACGTCACCCCCTTTGGCTACGATTTGGGTCAAGTACCCGGCATGCCATCGTGCTTTTTACCCGACGACCGTTTGGTGCAAGCGGCCAAAGACAGCATTGACAGCTTGCAAGAAGTGGTGCACATGCACGGCTTAATTGCCACCGCCGATCGCTTTATGCACCAACCCGCAGACGTGGCCAACACGCGTAAAAATTTTCCGGAAATGATTGCCTGCGAAATGGAAGCCGCCGCGGTGGCGCAAGTCTGTTACAGCTTTAACAAACCGTTTGTAATTATTCGCTCGCTGTCGGACATTGCCGGCAAAGAAAATAAAGTGACATTTGAACAGTATTTAGAGCAAGCCGCCACACATTCGGCCAAAGTAATTTTAGCCATGCTTAGCCAACTGGAAAACACGCAACCCTAG
- a CDS encoding transposase — translation MKHQKRYDDQLKQQAIEMALEGSKSVAQIARDLDIKDNTLYGWVDKHRRDNPDKASTKLVVAIPVDLEAQNRKLKRELARALEDVELLKKAAAYFAVHK, via the coding sequence ATGAAACATCAAAAACGCTATGACGACCAACTCAAACAGCAAGCCATTGAAATGGCGCTAGAAGGTTCAAAATCCGTGGCACAAATCGCCCGAGATTTAGACATAAAAGACAACACTCTTTACGGTTGGGTTGATAAACATCGTCGTGATAATCCTGATAAAGCTTCAACTAAACTGGTTGTCGCAATACCAGTCGATTTAGAGGCACAGAACCGCAAACTCAAACGCGAACTCGCTCGTGCATTGGAGGACGTTGAACTCCTAAAAAAGGCGGCGGCGTACTTTGCGGTTCACAAGTAG
- a CDS encoding TonB-dependent receptor family protein, translating to MSHQKFALKTLLISMAAAMSVQASAQELKKTELPRIDVVGTADNAVAKQPGSVAIVTKEELELRQPMSTQDALRNVPGVVIKPEEESAVVANIGVRGLSAADYKTLILEDGVPVAPSLFLGNARYYNPRIQRMESVEVLKGASSLRYGPSTIGGVINYKTKQPEDGASVAGRVGSHGYKEATVEAGGSAPSGDAVAGIVYTKAESDGFQDKGFIMNDLMVKGGMAIGNDQWVSAKFTHYDNEANISYRGLFLDAYKDGATYNPAPDDYFLTERNSFDINHEWDISDQVKLNTLVYWSEMSRDYWRFSTDNTASKAAGRWVYTDEVKGNNRAFERTGLDTRLSVAHNTFGIQNETEMGLRLMNESMVDKGITASRSSPRSGTLTKEVHDSAKSVAVYAQNRFMVNDQLAITPGIRIEQYEQESVNERNRAQSASTDNTEVMPGVGVTYQVSPAAQVFGGVYKAFAPAVTADALTGYEDQQLEAERSVNYEIGVRGAVDTTRYELAAFQMNFENQIIPANSNSDFQKTNGGKTLHQGIEAALGFELGGGFSLDTNVTYVANAQYVGNRYKANGDLDIADGNRVTYTPEWIMNASLGYKNGGLNTALSANHMSAQFTDTANTKEIAENTSGFFTGQVDAYTTLDLNAHYTVDKQLSVFGAVKNLTDERYIASLRQGIYAGPDRSFELGAKYKF from the coding sequence GCGCGCAAGAACTTAAGAAAACCGAACTGCCGCGCATCGACGTGGTAGGCACCGCCGACAATGCCGTGGCCAAACAACCGGGCTCGGTGGCGATTGTGACCAAAGAAGAGCTGGAGCTTCGTCAACCTATGTCTACGCAAGACGCGCTTAGAAATGTTCCGGGCGTGGTCATAAAGCCGGAAGAAGAGAGCGCGGTGGTGGCCAATATTGGTGTGCGTGGTTTAAGCGCGGCCGATTACAAAACCCTTATTTTAGAAGACGGTGTACCCGTTGCCCCCAGTCTATTTTTGGGCAATGCGCGTTATTACAATCCAAGAATTCAGCGCATGGAAAGCGTCGAAGTGTTAAAAGGCGCGTCTTCATTGCGTTATGGTCCAAGCACGATTGGGGGGGTTATTAACTATAAAACCAAACAACCCGAGGACGGCGCGTCGGTGGCCGGTCGAGTAGGTTCGCACGGCTACAAAGAAGCCACGGTCGAAGCCGGTGGCAGCGCACCTTCGGGTGATGCGGTGGCCGGCATTGTTTACACCAAAGCCGAAAGCGATGGTTTTCAAGACAAAGGCTTTATCATGAACGACCTCATGGTAAAAGGCGGTATGGCGATTGGCAACGATCAATGGGTGAGTGCTAAGTTTACGCATTACGATAATGAGGCCAATATTTCGTATCGCGGGTTATTTTTAGACGCTTACAAAGACGGTGCTACCTACAACCCCGCACCCGATGATTACTTTTTAACCGAGCGTAACTCGTTTGACATTAACCACGAGTGGGACATTAGTGATCAGGTAAAGCTTAATACTTTGGTGTATTGGAGTGAAATGAGCCGTGATTACTGGCGTTTTAGCACCGATAACACAGCATCAAAGGCGGCGGGGCGATGGGTGTATACCGACGAAGTAAAAGGCAATAATCGAGCGTTTGAGCGCACCGGATTAGACACCCGTTTGAGTGTGGCGCACAACACGTTTGGCATACAAAACGAAACCGAAATGGGCTTGCGTTTAATGAATGAAAGCATGGTGGATAAAGGCATTACCGCCTCGCGCAGCAGTCCGCGTTCGGGCACATTAACCAAAGAAGTGCACGATTCGGCTAAGAGTGTGGCCGTGTACGCGCAAAATCGTTTTATGGTAAACGACCAATTGGCCATTACCCCCGGAATTCGTATTGAGCAATATGAGCAAGAATCGGTTAACGAGCGCAATCGTGCTCAAAGTGCCTCTACCGACAATACCGAGGTGATGCCGGGTGTGGGCGTGACCTATCAAGTGTCGCCAGCCGCGCAGGTGTTTGGTGGCGTGTACAAAGCGTTTGCGCCAGCGGTAACGGCCGACGCATTGACCGGTTATGAAGACCAGCAATTAGAAGCCGAGCGTTCGGTTAACTACGAAATTGGGGTGCGCGGCGCGGTCGATACAACACGTTATGAGTTAGCGGCCTTTCAGATGAATTTTGAAAACCAAATTATTCCCGCCAACAGCAACAGTGATTTTCAAAAAACCAATGGTGGCAAAACCTTGCATCAAGGCATAGAAGCGGCGTTAGGCTTTGAGTTGGGCGGCGGCTTTAGTTTGGATACCAATGTGACGTACGTGGCCAACGCCCAATACGTGGGCAATCGTTATAAAGCCAACGGCGACTTAGACATTGCCGACGGAAATCGTGTGACGTACACGCCAGAGTGGATTATGAATGCTTCATTAGGTTATAAAAATGGCGGGTTAAATACGGCATTAAGCGCCAATCACATGAGTGCTCAATTTACCGACACCGCCAACACCAAAGAAATTGCCGAAAACACCAGCGGCTTTTTTACCGGTCAGGTGGACGCTTACACCACGTTGGATTTAAACGCACATTACACGGTAGACAAACAATTAAGCGTGTTTGGCGCGGTTAAAAATCTAACCGACGAGCGTTACATTGCCAGTTTAAGACAGGGAATTTACGCCGGTCCAGACCGTTCATTTGAGCTGGGTGCAAAGTATAAGTTTTAA
- a CDS encoding helix-turn-helix domain-containing protein, whose product MNTDANIHLGSNFDDFLAEEALLEESTAMAIKRVIAWQIEQEMKSQKLTKTVLAAKMHTSRAALNRLLDETDTSLTLTTLSSVANALGKSLRIELAG is encoded by the coding sequence ATGAATACAGATGCTAATATCCATTTAGGCAGTAATTTTGATGACTTTTTGGCTGAAGAAGCCTTGTTAGAAGAAAGCACAGCAATGGCAATTAAACGTGTTATTGCTTGGCAGATAGAGCAAGAAATGAAGAGTCAAAAACTCACCAAAACAGTCTTAGCCGCTAAAATGCATACCAGTCGTGCGGCTTTGAACCGTCTGTTAGATGAAACCGATACCAGCTTAACGCTGACAACTCTCAGCAGTGTAGCTAATGCTTTGGGCAAGTCTTTACGGATTGAGTTAGCCGGTTAG
- a CDS encoding type II toxin-antitoxin system RelE/ParE family toxin, with translation MNTLILHVRFFATSAGNEPVREWLKSLSAIDRKAIGEDIKTVQLGWPLGMPLVRKLAKDLWEIRIHLAGRIARVFFTVVSNTMVLLHGFIKKSQATPADDLETAKARIKQLRGER, from the coding sequence ATGAATACACTAATACTACACGTTAGATTTTTCGCAACTTCCGCCGGCAATGAGCCGGTGCGTGAGTGGCTAAAGTCATTATCAGCTATAGACAGAAAAGCCATTGGTGAAGACATTAAGACCGTTCAGCTGGGTTGGCCACTGGGCATGCCCTTGGTGCGAAAATTAGCAAAGGACTTGTGGGAAATTCGTATCCATTTGGCTGGTCGTATTGCTCGTGTATTTTTTACCGTGGTATCCAATACGATGGTGCTGCTTCATGGTTTTATTAAAAAGTCTCAAGCCACTCCTGCGGATGATTTAGAGACCGCCAAGGCAAGAATTAAACAACTTAGAGGTGAACGATGA
- a CDS encoding IS3 family transposase produces MDEHKAHYGVCRLCRLMDLKRSSYTSYLQSQPERAKKQAQQQNRLNELDQHITKMVEDYKNTIGARRIKTALKRKHKLIVSRRHIIERMNALELKVVTRQRYRNRNVAAIDDDRIAANVLKREFNVKGPNQKWVADISYIRTLEGWQYLAVFIDLYSRRVVGWAMDKHMSAQLVKTALMRALWSRKPKRGLIIHTDQGSQFVSKAYRNVLKHWGIKPSMSRRGNCWDNAVVESFFASLKKERVYRTTYSTGKEALYDVTEYIGWYNHKRMHSTNDDYSPVEYENQWIKAMKDLDKKWASLCTKKG; encoded by the coding sequence ATAGACGAACATAAAGCCCACTATGGAGTGTGCCGACTGTGCCGATTAATGGATCTCAAACGCAGTAGTTACACCAGTTATCTTCAATCGCAGCCTGAGCGCGCCAAAAAGCAAGCTCAGCAACAGAATAGATTAAACGAACTAGATCAGCACATCACGAAGATGGTCGAGGACTACAAAAACACCATTGGTGCGCGACGCATTAAAACCGCCCTCAAGCGCAAGCATAAGCTCATCGTCAGTCGCCGACATATTATTGAGCGTATGAACGCCTTAGAGTTAAAAGTCGTCACACGCCAGCGTTACCGTAATCGCAATGTGGCGGCCATTGACGATGACCGGATTGCGGCCAATGTACTCAAGCGCGAATTTAATGTTAAAGGGCCGAATCAAAAATGGGTCGCCGACATTAGCTATATCCGCACGCTGGAAGGCTGGCAATATCTAGCCGTGTTTATCGATCTTTATTCACGCCGAGTGGTTGGCTGGGCTATGGATAAACACATGAGTGCCCAACTGGTGAAAACCGCTTTAATGAGAGCGTTGTGGAGCCGAAAGCCCAAGCGCGGGTTGATTATCCATACGGATCAAGGCAGTCAGTTTGTCTCCAAGGCCTATCGTAACGTGCTCAAACACTGGGGCATAAAACCCAGCATGAGCCGTCGCGGAAACTGTTGGGATAATGCGGTGGTAGAGAGTTTTTTTGCTTCTTTGAAAAAGGAACGAGTGTATCGGACAACCTACAGCACGGGTAAAGAAGCATTGTACGATGTGACCGAATATATTGGTTGGTACAACCACAAAAGAATGCACAGTACCAATGACGATTACTCGCCAGTAGAGTATGAAAATCAATGGATCAAAGCCATGAAGGACTTAGATAAAAAATGGGCGTCTTTGTGTACGAAAAAGGGTTGA
- a CDS encoding type II toxin-antitoxin system ChpB family toxin, whose protein sequence is MFDRGDIVRVCLNPKAGTETQGDFRPCIVLSPQAFNALGLALVAPITQGGNFARNQGFAVPLSGMQTQGVVLVNGIKSLDLTARQAKFIETADRVIIDECLAKLHAILE, encoded by the coding sequence ATGTTTGATCGTGGTGACATTGTACGTGTTTGCCTTAACCCTAAGGCTGGAACAGAAACCCAAGGTGACTTTCGCCCCTGCATCGTACTTTCACCCCAAGCCTTTAATGCACTTGGGCTTGCTTTGGTAGCCCCCATTACCCAAGGCGGAAACTTTGCGCGTAACCAAGGCTTCGCCGTTCCACTTTCGGGTATGCAGACTCAAGGTGTGGTACTGGTGAATGGCATTAAAAGCCTCGACCTAACCGCGCGCCAAGCTAAATTTATTGAAACCGCTGATCGGGTCATTATTGATGAATGTTTGGCTAAATTGCATGCCATTTTAGAATAA
- the luxS gene encoding S-ribosylhomocysteine lyase, with translation MPLLDSFTVDHTIMNAPAVRVAKTMTSPSGDTITVFDLRFNKPNEAMMSEKGIHTLEHLFAGFMRNHLNGDGVEIIDISPMGCRTGFYMSLLGAPSEQRVGQAWLASMHDVLNVQRMEDIPELNEYQCGTFVMHSLEEAKAIAQDILDHGVGINKNEEIALSEDTLKALGNDVSHAL, from the coding sequence ATGCCTTTATTAGACAGTTTTACCGTTGACCACACCATTATGAACGCCCCTGCCGTGCGCGTGGCCAAAACCATGACCTCGCCATCGGGCGACACCATTACCGTGTTTGATTTGCGTTTTAACAAACCCAACGAAGCGATGATGAGCGAAAAAGGCATTCACACCCTAGAGCATTTATTTGCCGGCTTTATGCGCAACCATCTAAACGGCGATGGCGTTGAGATTATCGACATCAGCCCAATGGGTTGTCGTACCGGATTTTACATGAGCTTATTGGGCGCTCCCAGCGAACAACGTGTTGGCCAGGCCTGGTTAGCGTCCATGCACGACGTGTTAAACGTTCAGCGCATGGAAGACATTCCTGAACTAAACGAATACCAATGCGGCACCTTTGTCATGCACTCGCTCGAAGAAGCCAAAGCCATCGCCCAAGACATTTTAGACCACGGCGTAGGCATCAATAAAAACGAAGAGATTGCCTTAAGCGAAGACACGCTTAAAGCGTTAGGAAACGACGTGAGTCATGCTCTATGA
- a CDS encoding integrase core domain-containing protein: MRNWRCTASIPACQHGHEPGHEPGHEPLSEARFKTLKYQPNFPRRFNHYNHALRWCDDYVNWYNYEHHHSSLEGFTPH, encoded by the coding sequence TTGCGAAACTGGCGATGCACCGCCTCAATCCCTGCGTGTCAACATGGACATGAACCTGGACATGAACCTGGACATGAACCACTGAGTGAGGCGCGGTTCAAAACACTCAAATATCAGCCCAATTTTCCACGACGTTTTAACCACTATAACCATGCATTGCGCTGGTGTGACGACTATGTAAACTGGTACAACTATGAACATCATCACTCAAGTCTGGAAGGTTTTACGCCACATTAG
- the purT gene encoding formate-dependent phosphoribosylglycinamide formyltransferase, translating into MLSIGTPLSNTAVRVLLCGAGELGKEVAIELQRLGVEVIAVDRYANAPAMQVAHRSHVIDMLDGAELRRIIELEKPHYVVPEIEAIATDTLAQLEQEGVNIIPTARATQLTMNREGIRRLASEMLNIATSPFEFADTYEDFAAAVVRIGMPCVIKPIMSSSGKGQSVVKSSADIDQAWLYAQEGGRAGKGRVIIEGFVNFDYEITLLTLVHSHGLSFCDPIGHYQEDGDYRQSWQPHPMSAAALATAHDIARKVTQALCGDTGRGLFGVELFVKGDTVYFSEVSPRPHDTGLVTLISQDLSQFALHARAILGLPIPSIRQLGASASSVILPTGQSNHTAFSNFDVALSKPDTHLRLFGKPDINGRRRMGVVLTRADTIEQALAKAKRAAAAITVTF; encoded by the coding sequence ATGTTGAGCATTGGAACACCACTTTCTAACACGGCTGTACGTGTTTTACTGTGTGGCGCGGGTGAATTAGGCAAAGAAGTGGCAATTGAACTGCAACGTTTAGGGGTAGAAGTGATTGCCGTTGACCGTTACGCCAACGCACCGGCCATGCAAGTCGCGCACCGCAGCCACGTAATTGACATGCTGGATGGCGCAGAGTTAAGACGCATTATTGAGCTTGAAAAACCCCATTACGTAGTACCCGAAATTGAAGCCATCGCCACCGACACCCTGGCGCAACTAGAGCAAGAAGGGGTGAATATTATCCCCACTGCGCGTGCCACACAGCTCACTATGAACCGCGAAGGCATTCGCCGCTTGGCCAGCGAAATGCTTAATATTGCCACCTCACCGTTTGAATTTGCCGACACCTATGAAGATTTTGCCGCTGCCGTGGTGCGCATTGGCATGCCGTGTGTGATTAAGCCCATTATGAGCTCGTCGGGCAAAGGCCAAAGCGTGGTTAAAAGCTCCGCCGACATTGACCAGGCCTGGTTGTATGCCCAAGAAGGTGGACGCGCCGGCAAAGGCCGGGTGATTATTGAAGGTTTTGTAAACTTTGATTACGAAATTACCCTGCTCACCCTTGTGCACAGCCATGGCCTGAGTTTTTGCGACCCCATTGGCCACTATCAAGAAGACGGCGATTATCGCCAATCGTGGCAACCGCATCCCATGAGTGCGGCGGCGTTAGCCACCGCGCACGACATCGCCCGCAAAGTCACCCAAGCACTGTGCGGCGACACCGGACGCGGATTATTTGGCGTAGAACTGTTTGTAAAAGGCGATACCGTCTATTTTAGTGAAGTGTCGCCCCGCCCACACGACACCGGATTGGTGACGTTAATTTCACAAGATTTATCGCAATTTGCCCTGCACGCGCGGGCTATTTTAGGCCTGCCTATTCCCAGCATTCGGCAACTGGGCGCATCAGCGTCCAGTGTGATCTTGCCCACTGGGCAGTCTAATCACACCGCGTTTTCTAATTTTGACGTGGCACTGAGCAAACCCGACACCCACTTAAGACTGTTTGGCAAACCCGACATTAACGGCCGTCGTCGCATGGGCGTGGTGCTCACCCGCGCCGACACCATAGAACAAGCGTTAGCCAAAGCCAAACGCGCCGCTGCCGCGATTACAGTGACGTTTTGA
- a CDS encoding tyrosine-type recombinase/integrase, with the protein MTTNYIKNERDAEKASPKEGQKVTKLPAGDGLFLYINYGGRKTWAREFSFNSISDVIRFGIYPITSVKEAKERNARITVDLLNGIHPKAATLKKTPSMPTLNEFFIIFKEYKISEKQWTSLVTITKNQQLFQKYFAKKLGNLPLNQIDIELLKPIFRGLKKTPENQDKMRTLIKTLFDLAVDENLVQTNPMLFLPKTIITKSANQNFKHVTADFELKEILQNIRRMSKVSFVVHAALKMAPHLFLRPQELLSIRWKDINWNESLIVIQKEANKTRKELLVPISKQVKAMILELLDCQPFFVHKDAHFLSKSFMALIH; encoded by the coding sequence ATGACTACAAATTACATAAAAAATGAAAGGGACGCTGAAAAGGCTTCTCCTAAAGAAGGCCAAAAAGTAACCAAACTTCCCGCTGGCGATGGACTTTTTCTCTATATTAATTATGGCGGAAGAAAAACTTGGGCAAGAGAGTTCTCATTTAACAGCATTTCAGATGTCATTCGTTTCGGCATCTATCCTATTACTAGTGTTAAAGAAGCTAAAGAGCGTAACGCAAGAATTACCGTCGATTTACTAAACGGCATTCACCCTAAAGCGGCTACACTTAAAAAAACGCCATCAATGCCAACGCTTAACGAATTCTTTATCATATTTAAAGAATATAAAATTAGTGAAAAGCAATGGACTAGCCTAGTCACCATCACAAAAAACCAACAACTGTTTCAAAAATACTTCGCAAAAAAATTGGGCAACCTCCCATTAAACCAAATTGATATTGAATTATTAAAACCTATTTTTAGAGGTCTCAAAAAGACGCCTGAAAACCAAGACAAAATGCGAACGCTCATAAAAACACTCTTTGATTTAGCTGTGGACGAAAATCTTGTCCAAACTAATCCTATGTTGTTTTTACCCAAAACCATTATCACCAAAAGCGCCAATCAAAACTTCAAGCACGTTACCGCTGACTTTGAGTTAAAAGAGATATTGCAAAATATCAGACGCATGAGCAAAGTCAGTTTTGTTGTTCATGCGGCACTCAAAATGGCTCCCCATCTTTTCCTAAGACCCCAAGAATTGCTTTCAATTCGCTGGAAAGATATCAATTGGAATGAAAGCTTAATTGTTATTCAAAAGGAGGCTAATAAAACCCGTAAAGAATTATTAGTGCCGATTTCAAAACAAGTCAAAGCCATGATTTTGGAATTACTGGACTGTCAACCCTTTTTCGTACACAAAGACGCCCATTTTTTATCTAAGTCCTTCATGGCTTTGATCCATTGA
- the fliS gene encoding flagellar export chaperone FliS: protein MTLNNTTAKEIKAPILEEYQRNQAMEKSLAENPRKTVLLLLQGAVDKGNLAKVCHQSQALVEKGFHLGRMTTILDALRDRLAFTKDTPLAFDLEELYRYADQSIQEAVFEKDTFYLDSAVEILTELRDAWLEMMQQTGQLPENA, encoded by the coding sequence ATGACATTAAACAACACCACCGCTAAAGAGATTAAAGCACCCATTCTTGAAGAGTATCAACGCAACCAAGCCATGGAAAAATCATTAGCCGAAAACCCACGTAAAACCGTGTTATTGCTGTTGCAAGGCGCGGTTGACAAAGGCAACTTGGCCAAAGTGTGTCACCAAAGCCAAGCCTTAGTTGAAAAAGGCTTTCACCTAGGTCGTATGACCACTATTTTAGACGCGCTGCGCGATCGTTTAGCGTTTACCAAAGACACGCCATTGGCGTTTGATTTAGAAGAGTTGTACCGCTACGCCGACCAAAGTATTCAGGAAGCGGTGTTTGAAAAAGACACGTTCTACCTAGACAGCGCGGTCGAAATTTTGACCGAACTGCGCGACGCGTGGCTGGAAATGATGCAACAAACCGGACAACTGCCCGAAAACGCTTAA
- a CDS encoding AbrB/MazE/SpoVT family DNA-binding domain-containing protein, translating to MQTSVRKVGNSAGMTIPASLLKSQGLNIGDTLDIEEHPDYWIVKKVTTKPKYQLSELIAQCNPNALQDNTLQAWESNEKVGNEVW from the coding sequence ATGCAAACATCCGTTAGAAAAGTCGGTAACAGTGCTGGAATGACCATTCCTGCTAGCCTGTTGAAATCGCAAGGCCTAAACATTGGTGACACACTTGATATTGAAGAGCATCCCGATTACTGGATTGTAAAAAAAGTCACCACCAAACCTAAATACCAGTTAAGTGAATTGATTGCGCAATGTAATCCAAACGCCCTTCAAGATAATACGTTACAAGCTTGGGAAAGCAATGAAAAAGTGGGGAATGAGGTTTGGTAA
- a CDS encoding putative bifunctional diguanylate cyclase/phosphodiesterase has translation MLDALQQNDLTADSYASKMLSPAVERFLRSERNRREQRSVTSSTVGLSVKKLMGSLQRRFLQHSDLSEDLANMVENQVQQRTRELFRQANYDSLTHLPNRAYFNATLEQLVVQARQADSHFSLLFLDLDGFKPVNDNLGHQAGDELLRNVSARLISAVRDGDIVSRLGGDEFVILLANLADRDLIEGICQRIIVEVSRPYFIHQKDVMISTSIGVARFPEDAKTSAELIQNADEALYVSKSSGRRAYRFYDQVMSQAPTQSHVMQHKFEIAMEQGHIKSCFEAQMDLSSQKIVGASLSAQWNCPALATPYLSSWVEFLNKSDWAYSMGAWLLDTGLHYLQQWQLSNPELVVSVPILNSVWQREAWPALLEQRLNHYQVNRAQLQLEFSMQALEKADPLFTQTLNALSDAGYQITLTDVGKYALDLTQLAHLNVHELKLDRTWLHNALQTEKGRKWVRAIIQMAKSLDVCVIATGIDTPETQQWLTQMGCSMGQGQIWSSPVAASEFAQALL, from the coding sequence ATGTTAGACGCACTTCAGCAAAACGATTTAACCGCGGACAGCTATGCCAGCAAAATGCTGTCGCCGGCGGTAGAACGTTTTTTACGTTCCGAGCGTAATCGTCGTGAGCAACGCAGCGTCACCAGCTCAACGGTCGGGTTAAGTGTCAAAAAACTGATGGGCTCGTTGCAAAGACGTTTTTTACAGCACAGCGACTTGTCGGAAGATTTAGCTAATATGGTCGAAAACCAAGTGCAACAACGCACTCGCGAGCTGTTTAGGCAAGCCAATTACGACTCGTTAACCCATCTGCCCAATCGCGCCTATTTTAACGCCACCCTAGAACAACTGGTGGTGCAAGCGCGTCAGGCCGATTCGCATTTTAGTTTGTTGTTTTTAGATTTAGACGGCTTTAAGCCCGTTAATGATAATTTAGGCCATCAAGCGGGCGATGAACTGCTGCGCAATGTAAGCGCGCGGCTTATTTCGGCGGTGCGTGACGGCGACATTGTGAGCCGTTTAGGCGGCGATGAATTTGTGATTTTATTGGCCAATTTGGCCGACCGTGACCTGATTGAAGGCATTTGCCAACGCATTATTGTCGAGGTCAGTCGGCCGTATTTTATTCATCAAAAAGACGTAATGATTTCGACCAGCATAGGCGTAGCGCGCTTTCCAGAAGACGCTAAAACCTCGGCCGAACTCATTCAAAACGCCGACGAGGCCTTGTACGTGTCCAAATCCAGCGGGCGGCGCGCCTATCGGTTTTACGACCAAGTTATGAGCCAAGCGCCCACGCAAAGCCACGTTATGCAACATAAGTTTGAAATCGCCATGGAGCAAGGTCATATTAAAAGCTGCTTTGAGGCGCAAATGGATTTAAGCAGTCAAAAAATTGTCGGCGCCAGCCTAAGCGCGCAATGGAACTGCCCCGCGTTGGCGACGCCGTATTTAAGCAGTTGGGTAGAGTTTTTAAACAAAAGCGATTGGGCGTACTCTATGGGCGCGTGGCTACTGGACACCGGTCTGCATTATTTACAACAATGGCAGCTTTCAAACCCCGAACTGGTGGTGTCGGTGCCCATTTTAAACAGCGTGTGGCAACGTGAAGCGTGGCCCGCGTTGTTAGAGCAACGCCTAAATCACTACCAAGTAAATCGGGCGCAACTGCAATTGGAGTTTTCAATGCAAGCGCTTGAAAAAGCCGACCCATTGTTTACCCAAACCCTAAACGCATTAAGCGACGCGGGCTACCAAATTACCTTAACCGACGTGGGCAAATACGCGCTCGATTTAACCCAGTTGGCGCACTTAAATGTGCACGAACTCAAATTAGATCGCACCTGGCTGCACAACGCTTTACAAACTGAAAAAGGCCGCAAATGGGTACGCGCCATCATACAAATGGCCAAAAGCCTAGACGTATGCGTGATCGCCACCGGCATCGACACCCCAGAAACCCAACAATGGTTAACCCAAATGGGCTGCTCAATGGGGCAAGGCCAAATATGGTCAAGCCCGGTGGCGGCGAGCGAGTTTGCTCAAGCGTTACTTTAA